One Megasphaera elsdenii DSM 20460 genomic window carries:
- a CDS encoding RelA/SpoT family protein produces MEFKDKDVEFKHLIDTIHSYLPKAKCDDVTKAYQLAEEAHKDQRRVSGEPYILHPLAVAQILADMKIDTTTITASLLHDVVEDTSYTLDDLKKMFGKEVAFLVDGVTKLSRLNYRTKEDQQLNSMRKMFLAMAKDVRVVVIKLADRLHNMRTLRYMRSDKQKRIAQETLEIFAPLAHRLGIFNIKWELEDLSFRYLEPDKYYDLVDQMKQKRHVREEIVNEAIDVLKKALDEAHIHCEINGRPKHFYSIYKKMKKDNRDLSQVYDLFAIRVIVDDVKDCYGVLGIVHSLWKPLPYRFKDYIAMPKPNNYQSLHTTVIGTRGQPVEIQIRTWEMHRIAEYGVAAHWRYKEGNQTANKDAFDEKMGWLRNLLEWQDTSNPKEFVNALKLDAFSDEVFVFSPRGDVIDLPQGAIPIDFAYRIHTDVGHRCVGAKINGKIVPLDYKLKNGDIVEIITSKVGKPSLDWLNIVGSSESRSKIRSWFKKENREENIAKGLDALERECKRLGHDWKALNVGGRLGRVAKQMNAGSEDDLVAAVGYGGFAVNTVLIKLLELHKKDLQKQEEKTNSLAALEKLKTKKPVKHNGTGILVKGEPGLLVRLAKCCSPVPGDPIIGFITRGRGVSVHRADCPNVTHGQNDVDRLIDVEWDYDGNERFEVNMEIVAYDRTGIMAEIMATLAEMKISILSVNAKTSDTKNVTIHMGISIKDLAQFEFVATKIRRLKDVYAVERYTGGSQA; encoded by the coding sequence ATGGAATTTAAAGATAAAGATGTCGAATTTAAACACCTCATCGATACGATACATTCGTATTTGCCTAAGGCCAAATGCGATGATGTGACCAAAGCCTACCAGCTGGCCGAAGAGGCCCATAAGGACCAGCGCCGCGTCAGCGGGGAGCCGTATATCCTGCATCCCCTGGCGGTGGCACAGATACTGGCAGATATGAAAATAGACACGACGACCATTACGGCGTCGCTCCTCCACGATGTCGTCGAAGATACGTCGTATACCCTGGACGACCTCAAGAAGATGTTCGGCAAGGAAGTGGCCTTCCTCGTCGACGGCGTCACCAAATTGAGCCGTCTCAATTACCGTACCAAAGAAGATCAGCAGCTCAACAGCATGCGCAAGATGTTCCTGGCCATGGCCAAGGACGTGCGCGTCGTCGTCATCAAGCTCGCCGACCGCCTGCACAACATGCGGACCCTGCGCTACATGCGCAGCGACAAGCAGAAGCGCATCGCCCAGGAAACGCTGGAAATCTTTGCGCCCCTGGCCCACCGCTTGGGGATCTTCAATATCAAATGGGAACTGGAAGATCTGTCCTTCCGCTATCTCGAACCGGATAAATACTATGACCTCGTCGACCAGATGAAGCAGAAGCGCCACGTCCGCGAAGAAATCGTCAACGAAGCCATCGACGTCCTCAAGAAGGCCCTCGACGAAGCCCATATCCATTGCGAAATCAACGGCCGGCCCAAGCATTTTTACAGCATTTATAAGAAGATGAAGAAAGATAACCGCGACTTGAGCCAGGTCTATGACCTTTTCGCCATCCGCGTCATCGTCGACGACGTCAAGGACTGTTACGGCGTCCTGGGCATCGTCCACAGCCTGTGGAAGCCCTTGCCGTACCGCTTCAAGGACTACATCGCCATGCCCAAGCCCAATAACTATCAGTCCCTGCACACGACGGTCATCGGGACGCGGGGGCAGCCCGTCGAGATCCAGATCCGCACCTGGGAAATGCACCGCATCGCCGAATACGGCGTCGCCGCCCACTGGCGGTATAAAGAAGGCAACCAGACGGCCAATAAGGACGCTTTCGATGAAAAGATGGGCTGGCTGCGCAACCTCCTGGAATGGCAGGATACGAGCAATCCCAAGGAATTTGTCAATGCCCTCAAGCTCGATGCTTTTTCCGACGAAGTCTTCGTTTTTTCGCCGCGGGGCGATGTCATCGACCTGCCCCAGGGGGCTATTCCCATCGACTTCGCCTACCGCATCCATACCGACGTCGGCCACCGCTGCGTCGGCGCCAAGATCAACGGCAAGATCGTCCCCTTGGATTATAAATTGAAGAACGGCGACATCGTCGAAATCATTACGTCCAAAGTGGGCAAGCCCAGCCTGGACTGGCTGAACATCGTCGGCAGCTCCGAAAGCCGCTCGAAGATCCGCAGCTGGTTCAAGAAGGAAAACCGCGAAGAAAACATCGCCAAAGGCCTGGATGCGCTGGAACGGGAATGTAAGCGCCTGGGCCATGACTGGAAAGCCCTCAACGTCGGCGGCCGCCTGGGCCGCGTGGCCAAGCAGATGAATGCCGGCTCCGAAGACGACCTGGTCGCCGCTGTCGGTTACGGCGGCTTTGCCGTCAATACGGTCCTCATCAAGCTCCTGGAACTGCACAAGAAAGACCTGCAGAAGCAGGAAGAAAAGACCAACAGCCTGGCAGCCCTGGAAAAACTCAAGACCAAGAAGCCTGTCAAGCACAACGGCACGGGCATCCTGGTCAAAGGCGAACCGGGCCTCTTGGTCCGCCTGGCCAAGTGCTGCAGTCCTGTACCGGGCGACCCCATCATCGGCTTCATCACCCGCGGCCGCGGCGTCTCCGTCCATCGCGCCGACTGCCCGAATGTCACCCACGGCCAGAATGACGTAGACCGCCTCATCGACGTCGAATGGGATTACGACGGCAACGAACGCTTTGAAGTGAACATGGAAATCGTCGCCTACGACCGCACGGGCATCATGGCCGAAATCATGGCCACCCTGGCGGAAATGAAGATTTCCATCCTCAGCGTCAACGCCAAGACCAGCGATACCAAGAACGTCACCATCCACATGGGCATCAGCATCAAGGACCTGGCCCAGTTCGAATTTGTCGCCACCAAGATACGCCGCCTGAAGGATGTCTATGCCGTCGAACGCTATACGGGAGGGAGCCAGGCATGA
- the dtd gene encoding D-aminoacyl-tRNA deacylase — protein MRAVVQKTLKSSVTSDGVLAGQAGSGLTVLLGVSVKDTDDDVRYLADKIVHLRIFEDDQGKLNHSLLDEGGEMLVISQFTLYGDARHGRRPSYIEAARPEQAEALYNQFVDAVRAFGVPVATGRFRTHMVVSLENDGPVTILLDSQKTF, from the coding sequence ATGAGAGCTGTCGTACAAAAGACCTTGAAGTCCTCTGTGACGTCGGACGGCGTCTTGGCAGGGCAGGCCGGCAGCGGCCTGACGGTCCTCCTGGGCGTGTCCGTCAAGGATACAGACGATGACGTCCGCTACCTGGCCGATAAGATCGTCCACTTGCGGATCTTTGAAGATGACCAGGGGAAACTCAATCACTCCCTCCTCGATGAAGGCGGGGAGATGCTGGTCATTTCGCAATTCACCTTGTACGGCGATGCCCGCCACGGCCGCCGTCCCAGTTATATCGAAGCGGCCAGGCCTGAACAGGCTGAAGCCCTGTACAATCAGTTCGTCGACGCTGTCCGCGCCTTCGGGGTACCCGTGGCGACAGGCCGTTTCCGGACCCACATGGTCGTATCCCTGGAGAACGACGGGCCCGTGACCATCCTCTTGGACAGCCAGAAAACCTTTTAA
- a CDS encoding MBL fold metallo-hydrolase codes for MSMKYINMELGPIMTNCYIVYDTDTKDAMVVDPAWDYPAIDKALTSHGLTLRFIFLTHGHADHIGALQELRQRKNVPVYVGAGDADLISNSHNNLSLFMGQAIECTSADHLVKDGDELTLGNLHFTVLETPGHTPGGLSLYGEGVVFSGDTLFRYSVGRTDLYGGSSKTLLHSLETKLMTLPDNTLVLPGHGPATSIGDERRGNPFLDGGW; via the coding sequence ATGAGCATGAAATATATCAATATGGAACTCGGTCCTATCATGACCAATTGTTATATCGTCTACGATACGGATACGAAAGACGCCATGGTCGTCGACCCGGCCTGGGACTATCCGGCCATCGACAAGGCCCTGACCAGCCATGGCCTGACGCTGCGGTTCATCTTCCTGACTCACGGCCATGCCGACCATATCGGCGCCCTGCAGGAACTGCGCCAGCGCAAGAATGTACCGGTCTACGTCGGCGCCGGCGATGCCGACCTCATTTCCAATTCGCACAACAACCTGTCCCTGTTCATGGGCCAGGCCATCGAATGTACGTCGGCCGACCACCTGGTCAAGGACGGCGATGAACTGACCCTGGGGAACCTGCACTTCACGGTCCTGGAAACGCCGGGCCACACGCCGGGCGGCCTCAGCCTGTACGGCGAAGGCGTCGTCTTTTCCGGCGACACACTGTTCCGCTATTCCGTCGGCCGTACTGACCTCTACGGCGGTTCGTCGAAGACCTTGCTCCACAGCCTGGAAACGAAGCTCATGACCTTGCCCGACAATACGCTGGTCCTGCCCGGCCATGGCCCGGCCACGTCCATCGGTGACGAACGGCGGGGCAATCCCTTCCTGGACGGAGGCTGGTAA
- a CDS encoding AI-2E family transporter encodes MTAYKGAEFWMRVTLAVLAGALFLTVHAVYWPVVISLILTFILMPIRDGVIKGLRRLTGRQVPIDIAILISFVILIVIVTVITNSIVKPLVVQVNLLAANFNDLVSQTAALVTQLENEQTQFYIPDQVKKIINDAFVKVGNYGIDGITNLIQSVFAIAGTVVEFFVVPIITFYFMKDGGHMVRIFVDIFPESYRSHLAGLFQEIQHVLSRYIRGQILMSCIIATLTFLGMWAMGVPYPMVIGLLAAITEWIPIVGPIVGAVPAILLSATVSLSLPIKVIIFYIVIQQIDSHLIMPQVMGAVISLHPVVIVIALLIGGTLFGVAGMILTVPVTAVLQILCKHLWFYNTYKEKAMKHNGNNENRNQ; translated from the coding sequence ATGACTGCCTATAAGGGAGCGGAATTTTGGATGCGCGTCACCCTGGCCGTCCTGGCCGGGGCCTTGTTCCTGACGGTCCACGCCGTCTACTGGCCCGTCGTCATCTCCCTGATCCTGACATTCATCCTCATGCCGATACGCGATGGCGTCATCAAGGGACTGCGCCGCCTTACGGGACGCCAGGTACCCATCGATATAGCCATCCTCATTTCCTTCGTCATCCTCATCGTCATCGTGACGGTCATTACCAACAGCATCGTCAAACCGCTGGTCGTCCAGGTCAATTTACTGGCAGCCAACTTCAACGATTTGGTCAGCCAGACGGCGGCTCTGGTGACGCAGCTTGAAAATGAGCAGACCCAGTTCTATATTCCCGACCAGGTCAAGAAGATCATCAACGACGCCTTCGTCAAAGTCGGCAATTACGGCATCGACGGCATTACCAACCTCATCCAGTCGGTCTTTGCCATTGCCGGGACAGTCGTCGAATTTTTCGTCGTACCGATCATTACCTTTTATTTCATGAAAGACGGCGGCCATATGGTCAGGATTTTCGTCGACATCTTCCCCGAAAGTTACCGCAGCCACCTGGCCGGGCTCTTCCAGGAAATACAGCACGTCCTGAGCCGTTACATCCGCGGCCAGATCCTCATGAGCTGTATCATTGCGACGCTGACCTTCCTCGGCATGTGGGCTATGGGCGTACCTTATCCCATGGTCATCGGACTTTTGGCGGCCATTACCGAATGGATCCCCATCGTCGGGCCTATCGTCGGCGCCGTGCCGGCCATCCTGCTCAGTGCGACAGTCAGCCTGTCCCTGCCGATCAAAGTCATCATCTTCTATATCGTCATCCAGCAGATCGACAGCCACCTCATCATGCCTCAGGTCATGGGGGCCGTCATCAGCCTGCATCCGGTCGTCATCGTCATCGCCCTGCTCATCGGCGGGACCCTCTTTGGCGTAGCCGGCATGATCCTTACTGTCCCGGTGACGGCAGTGCTACAGATTCTGTGTAAACATTTATGGTTCTACAATACATATAAAGAAAAGGCGATGAAGCACAATGGAAACAACGAAAACAGAAACCAATAA
- a CDS encoding Fur family transcriptional regulator, producing METTKTETNKKEIMETMMKRMKEKIKFKKCKMTSQRQIILRAFVESPIRHMSAEEVFELVKKTAPDIGLATVYRTLDLFTQMDLLKKLDFDDGCSRYELNDRDNEGHFHHHLICLGCGKVWECEDDLLETLETILEKRLHFHTVDHQLKVYGYCEDCQKKRAEEAAKEAAAKEAE from the coding sequence ATGGAAACAACGAAAACAGAAACCAATAAAAAAGAAATCATGGAAACCATGATGAAGCGCATGAAAGAAAAGATCAAGTTCAAGAAGTGCAAGATGACTTCCCAGCGTCAGATCATCCTGCGGGCCTTCGTCGAAAGCCCGATCCGCCACATGAGCGCCGAAGAAGTCTTCGAACTCGTCAAGAAGACGGCGCCCGACATCGGCCTGGCTACGGTCTACCGGACGCTGGACCTGTTCACCCAGATGGACCTCTTGAAGAAACTCGACTTCGACGACGGCTGCAGCCGCTACGAATTGAATGACCGCGACAATGAAGGCCATTTCCATCATCACCTCATCTGCCTGGGCTGCGGCAAGGTCTGGGAATGTGAAGACGACCTCCTGGAAACACTGGAAACGATCCTGGAAAAACGCCTCCACTTCCACACCGTCGACCATCAGCTGAAAGTCTATGGCTACTGTGAAGACTGCCAGAAGAAGCGGGCAGAAGAAGCGGCCAAGGAAGCAGCTGCGAAAGAAGCGGAATAA
- the hemZ gene encoding coproporphyrinogen dehydrogenase HemZ translates to MSVQTYTYDGPEGLHALVGQVMASLGYVGGREIRDVGAAVTVRDDGGHLYLSCTFQDGGEPWFSEARLLPGVRARDALKDCLIHWHNRFSGHGPGPWGTLIGVRPTKLVHHLFDQGFTDDQAEKALQTSYHVAPATARDLVAMARLQRPYVTCRGRKLALYVGIPYCPSHCLYCSFPSRLIGREGEAALTAFRDAVLADLDDLADLCRTYDLEVTSLYVGGGTPTCLPLPVLEAMMTRLARNFPEAREWTVEAGRPDTATPDMLAMLRKAGVDRISVNPQTLQQHLLDALGRRHSVEAIYTMYENCRKLGFSVINMDFIAGLPGQTVADMQENMEIVCKLHPENVTIHTLALKKRAPLFHHELRASIPPAEETGRMVRLCQSILTGSGYVPYYMYRQKYMAASFANIGYALPGSVSAYNIEMMEERQSVLAAGPGGATKFLCRDGHTLEKVYMPKDVDAYVQALAEKMAQRRRLCAIIYGKEDV, encoded by the coding sequence ATGTCTGTCCAGACCTATACCTATGACGGGCCCGAGGGGCTCCACGCCCTGGTCGGCCAGGTCATGGCGTCGCTGGGCTATGTCGGCGGCCGGGAAATCCGCGACGTCGGGGCGGCCGTTACCGTCCGCGATGACGGCGGCCACCTCTATCTGAGCTGTACCTTCCAGGATGGCGGGGAACCCTGGTTCTCTGAAGCCCGCCTCTTGCCAGGGGTCCGGGCACGGGACGCCCTCAAGGACTGCCTCATCCACTGGCACAACCGCTTTTCCGGCCATGGCCCGGGTCCGTGGGGGACGCTCATCGGCGTGCGGCCGACGAAGCTGGTCCACCACCTGTTCGACCAGGGCTTTACTGACGACCAGGCCGAAAAAGCCTTGCAGACGTCGTATCACGTCGCGCCGGCTACGGCCCGGGACCTGGTGGCCATGGCCCGCCTGCAGCGGCCTTACGTGACCTGTCGGGGGCGGAAATTGGCCTTATACGTCGGCATCCCTTACTGCCCCAGCCACTGCCTGTACTGTTCCTTCCCGTCGCGCCTCATCGGCAGGGAAGGGGAGGCAGCGCTTACGGCTTTCCGCGATGCCGTCCTGGCCGATCTCGACGACCTGGCCGACTTGTGCCGGACCTATGACCTGGAAGTGACGTCGCTCTATGTCGGCGGCGGGACGCCGACGTGCCTGCCCCTGCCGGTCCTGGAAGCGATGATGACGCGGCTGGCCCGGAATTTCCCGGAAGCCCGCGAATGGACGGTCGAAGCGGGCCGTCCTGATACGGCGACGCCGGACATGCTGGCCATGCTCCGCAAGGCCGGCGTCGACCGCATCAGCGTCAATCCCCAGACCCTGCAGCAGCACCTCCTCGATGCCCTGGGCCGGCGCCATAGCGTCGAAGCGATTTACACCATGTATGAAAACTGCCGGAAGCTGGGATTTTCCGTCATCAATATGGACTTCATCGCCGGCCTTCCCGGGCAAACCGTGGCGGATATGCAGGAAAATATGGAAATTGTTTGCAAACTGCACCCGGAAAATGTTACAATTCATACGTTAGCATTAAAAAAACGGGCTCCTTTGTTCCATCATGAATTGCGGGCTTCTATTCCGCCTGCCGAAGAAACGGGCCGCATGGTCCGCCTCTGTCAGTCCATCCTGACCGGCAGCGGCTATGTGCCCTATTATATGTACCGTCAGAAGTACATGGCAGCCAGCTTCGCCAATATCGGCTACGCCCTGCCGGGCAGCGTCAGTGCCTATAATATTGAAATGATGGAAGAGCGGCAGTCCGTCCTGGCAGCCGGACCGGGCGGGGCGACGAAGTTCCTCTGCCGCGACGGCCACACCTTGGAAAAGGTGTATATGCCGAAAGATGTCGATGCATATGTGCAGGCGCTGGCTGAGAAAATGGCCCAGCGCCGCCGTTTGTGTGCTATCATATACGGAAAAGAGGATGTTTAA
- the hisS gene encoding histidine--tRNA ligase translates to MAITAPRGTQDFLPEQTAEWQLLEAKIRQICSLYGFGEIRTPMFESTELFLRGIGETTDVVTKEMYTFEDRGGRSMTLRPENTASVVRAFLEHKLYGDPQVHKFYYMGPMFRHDRPQAGRYRQFTQFGVEEIGSKDPAVDAEIIAMAFQLFRELGLNDLVLHLNSVGCPKCRPVYRQKLLDFFADKRDQLCDDCNERLEKNPLRVLDCKEDGEKMMQMGVPLITDNLCDDCKEHFHKVQEYLTAIGIPFTLDPRLVRGLDYYTNTAFEIMYAPLGAQSTVCGGGRYDGLIEEVGGPSTPGIGFAIGMERLLLTLKEQGLLPPVEKKQPVFIVALGDAAKTKAFELQQQLREKGLYAEIDLLGRSMKGQMKSANKLHADYTVIIGEDELAAGEAQVRNMASKEQVSVPLDGIVAYMETHKKG, encoded by the coding sequence ATGGCAATTACTGCACCGAGAGGCACGCAGGATTTCCTGCCGGAACAGACGGCAGAGTGGCAGCTGCTGGAAGCCAAGATCCGCCAGATCTGCTCGCTCTATGGTTTCGGCGAAATCCGCACGCCTATGTTTGAAAGTACTGAATTATTTTTACGCGGCATCGGGGAAACGACAGACGTCGTCACCAAGGAAATGTATACCTTTGAAGACCGCGGCGGCCGCAGCATGACCCTGCGCCCGGAAAATACGGCTTCCGTCGTCCGGGCCTTCCTGGAACATAAGCTCTACGGCGACCCGCAGGTCCACAAGTTTTACTACATGGGGCCCATGTTCCGTCATGACCGTCCCCAGGCCGGCCGCTATCGCCAGTTCACCCAGTTCGGCGTCGAAGAAATCGGCTCCAAGGACCCGGCTGTCGATGCCGAAATCATCGCCATGGCCTTCCAGCTCTTCCGGGAACTGGGCCTGAACGATCTGGTCCTGCACCTCAACTCTGTCGGCTGCCCGAAATGCCGTCCTGTCTATCGCCAGAAGCTCCTCGATTTCTTTGCCGATAAACGGGATCAGCTCTGCGACGACTGCAACGAACGGCTGGAAAAGAATCCGCTCCGCGTCCTCGACTGCAAAGAAGACGGCGAAAAAATGATGCAGATGGGCGTACCCTTGATTACAGATAATCTCTGCGACGATTGCAAGGAACATTTCCACAAAGTCCAGGAATATCTGACAGCCATCGGTATTCCCTTTACCCTCGACCCGCGCCTGGTCCGCGGCCTCGACTATTATACCAATACGGCCTTTGAAATCATGTACGCTCCCTTGGGCGCACAGAGCACGGTCTGCGGCGGCGGCCGCTACGACGGCCTCATCGAAGAAGTCGGCGGTCCGTCGACACCGGGCATCGGCTTTGCTATCGGCATGGAACGGCTGCTCCTGACCTTGAAGGAACAGGGCCTCTTGCCGCCGGTCGAAAAGAAACAGCCCGTCTTCATCGTCGCCCTCGGCGATGCTGCCAAGACCAAGGCCTTCGAACTGCAGCAGCAGCTCCGCGAAAAGGGCCTCTATGCTGAAATCGACCTCTTAGGCCGCAGCATGAAGGGCCAGATGAAATCGGCCAATAAGCTCCATGCCGATTACACGGTCATCATCGGCGAAGATGAATTAGCCGCCGGTGAAGCCCAGGTCCGCAATATGGCCAGCAAAGAACAAGTCAGCGTTCCCCTTGATGGGATTGTTGCATATATGGAAACACACAAGAAGGGATGA
- the aspS gene encoding aspartate--tRNA ligase, whose amino-acid sequence MDTMEGLHRSQYCAEVSEADNGKEVVLTGWVERRRDHGGLIFIDLRDRTGIVQVVASPDYEKVSFDKAEQVRTEYVLAVRGIVRMRDKDTINPKMKTGTIEIRCEELRILNSSKTPPFYIEDNIDVDEKIRLKYRYLDLRRPEMQKNLIMRHKVKHAMRTFLNEHGFIDIETPELCKSTPEGARDYLVPSRVNEGKFYALPQSPQIFKQLLMISGMDRYYQIARCFRDEDLRADRQPEFTQLDMEMSFMDQEEILTLVEQMVHYIFKETLGHDVQLPIHRMTWDYAMANYGSDKPDLRFDMKFTDITELVKDTDFKVFRNVIDNGGQVKAINVKGDADIPRRELDGLVEYVSHYGAKGLAWIGFLEDGTLKSQIKKFFGEDKLREIGKACGAEKGDLVLMIADKPKIVAAALGELRKEMARRMNLIDENEFAFTWVVDFPMFEYSEEEHRYVAMHHPFTAMRDEDLDKLETDPAHVYAKAYDLVLNGIELGGGSLRIYQPDVQQRVFKAIGLTPEEAEQKFGFLLRAFEYGAPPHGGLAFGLDRMIMLMLKRKSIRDVIAFPKTQNAIDPMSEAPSTVTKKQLHELHIQVEEDLVSK is encoded by the coding sequence ATGGATACAATGGAAGGTTTACACCGCTCCCAATACTGCGCTGAAGTAAGTGAAGCGGACAACGGCAAAGAAGTCGTCTTGACCGGTTGGGTAGAACGCCGCCGCGACCACGGCGGACTGATCTTCATCGATCTCCGCGACCGTACGGGCATCGTACAGGTCGTCGCTTCGCCGGATTATGAAAAGGTTTCTTTCGATAAAGCAGAACAGGTACGTACAGAATACGTCCTGGCTGTACGCGGTATCGTCCGCATGCGTGATAAAGATACGATCAACCCCAAGATGAAGACGGGCACTATCGAAATCCGCTGCGAAGAACTGCGCATCCTCAATTCGTCCAAGACACCGCCGTTCTACATTGAAGACAACATCGACGTCGACGAAAAGATACGCCTGAAATACCGTTACCTCGACTTGCGTCGTCCGGAAATGCAGAAGAACCTCATTATGCGCCATAAAGTAAAACATGCCATGCGGACGTTCCTCAACGAACACGGTTTCATCGACATCGAAACGCCGGAACTCTGCAAGAGCACGCCAGAAGGCGCTCGTGACTACCTCGTACCGAGCCGTGTCAACGAAGGCAAATTCTATGCGCTGCCGCAGTCGCCGCAGATTTTTAAACAGCTGCTCATGATTTCCGGTATGGACCGCTACTACCAGATCGCCCGCTGCTTCCGCGATGAAGACTTGCGCGCCGACCGCCAGCCGGAATTTACTCAGCTCGACATGGAAATGTCCTTCATGGACCAGGAAGAAATCCTGACCCTCGTCGAACAGATGGTACACTACATCTTCAAAGAAACGTTGGGCCACGACGTCCAGCTCCCGATCCACCGCATGACCTGGGACTACGCCATGGCAAACTACGGCTCTGATAAGCCGGACCTGCGCTTCGACATGAAGTTCACCGACATTACAGAACTTGTCAAGGATACGGACTTCAAAGTCTTCCGCAACGTCATCGATAACGGTGGTCAGGTCAAAGCCATCAACGTCAAAGGTGACGCTGATATTCCCCGCCGCGAACTGGACGGCCTCGTCGAATACGTCAGCCACTACGGCGCAAAAGGCCTGGCCTGGATCGGCTTCCTCGAAGACGGCACGCTTAAATCGCAGATCAAGAAGTTCTTTGGTGAAGATAAGCTCCGCGAAATCGGTAAGGCCTGCGGCGCTGAAAAAGGCGACTTGGTCCTCATGATCGCCGATAAACCGAAAATCGTCGCAGCCGCTCTGGGCGAACTGCGTAAAGAAATGGCCCGCCGCATGAATCTCATCGACGAAAACGAATTCGCCTTTACGTGGGTCGTCGACTTCCCCATGTTCGAATACAGCGAAGAAGAACACCGCTATGTTGCTATGCACCATCCGTTCACAGCTATGCGCGATGAAGACCTGGACAAACTGGAAACAGACCCGGCTCACGTCTATGCCAAGGCCTATGACCTGGTCCTCAACGGCATCGAACTCGGCGGCGGCTCCCTCCGTATCTACCAGCCGGACGTACAGCAGCGCGTCTTCAAGGCCATCGGCCTGACACCGGAAGAAGCAGAACAGAAATTCGGCTTCCTCCTCCGTGCCTTCGAATACGGTGCACCGCCCCACGGTGGCCTGGCCTTCGGCCTGGACCGCATGATCATGCTCATGCTCAAACGCAAGTCCATCCGCGACGTCATCGCTTTCCCGAAGACCCAGAACGCTATCGACCCCATGAGCGAAGCTCCGTCGACAGTTACCAAAAAACAGCTGCATGAACTCCACATCCAAGTAGAAGAAGACTTGGTAAGTAAATAA
- a CDS encoding ArsR/SmtB family transcription factor: protein MDEREAVRVFKALGDEKRLRILSLLRQGERCACVLLEHLNLSQPTLSHHMKILCEARLVTGRKEGKWVYYSLNTAQAPVLEQAVHDLFQLSAVPAEDEACHCQ from the coding sequence ATGGACGAAAGGGAAGCAGTCCGCGTTTTTAAAGCCTTGGGCGATGAAAAACGCCTGCGCATTTTGTCGCTCCTGCGGCAAGGGGAACGGTGTGCCTGTGTACTCTTGGAACACTTGAACTTGTCCCAGCCGACGCTGTCCCATCACATGAAGATTCTTTGCGAGGCCCGGCTGGTCACAGGCCGCAAAGAAGGGAAGTGGGTCTATTATTCCCTCAATACGGCGCAAGCCCCGGTCCTGGAACAGGCCGTACACGACTTATTTCAACTCAGTGCCGTGCCGGCAGAGGACGAAGCCTGCCATTGCCAGTAA
- the arsD gene encoding arsenite efflux transporter metallochaperone ArsD: MMKHMEIFEQAMCCPTGLCGPSIDPELLRVSTVLDTLKQHGIDVGRYNLTSAPLKFVQTKAVTDFLQHHGPEDLPLILVDGAVQFAGRYPTNDEFASLIGFDPAILEAAQAAGESCCCGDSAEETASCCCSDAPAESEASSCCCGDAPAEPESSSCCCGGDCK; encoded by the coding sequence ATGATGAAACATATGGAAATCTTTGAACAAGCAATGTGCTGCCCGACCGGTCTCTGCGGTCCTTCTATCGACCCGGAACTCTTGCGCGTATCGACCGTTTTGGACACGCTCAAACAGCATGGCATCGACGTCGGCCGCTATAACTTGACCAGTGCGCCTTTGAAATTCGTCCAGACGAAGGCCGTTACGGACTTCCTCCAGCACCACGGCCCGGAAGACCTGCCCCTCATCCTCGTCGACGGCGCCGTCCAGTTTGCCGGCCGCTATCCGACGAATGATGAATTTGCCAGCCTCATCGGCTTCGACCCGGCCATCCTCGAAGCAGCCCAGGCTGCTGGGGAAAGCTGCTGCTGCGGCGATAGCGCCGAAGAAACGGCTTCCTGCTGCTGCAGCGATGCACCGGCTGAAAGTGAAGCTTCTTCCTGTTGTTGTGGCGATGCACCGGCAGAACCGGAAAGCTCGTCGTGCTGCTGCGGAGGTGACTGCAAGTGA